GGACACCCTGCGCACGGCAGGGGACTCTGTGGGGGCGTTGCTGGAGGTGGTTGCCTCGGGTGTGCCGGCAGGCTGGGGTGAACCCGTCTTTGATCGCCTCGACGCGGATCTGGCCAAGGCGGTGATGAGCATCAACGCCGTCAAGGGGGTCGAGATCGGTGCGGGCATGGCAGCGGCCAGGATGCGCGGCAGTGAGGCAGCGGATGAGATGGTCGCGGATGGTACGGTTCCTGGAGGCGTGCGTTTTTTGAGCAACAACTCTGGAGGGGTTCTGGCCGGTATTTCTACAGGTCAGGAGGTTGTGGTGCGGTTGGCCGTCAAACCTACCTCATCCATCCTGATGCCGAAACGCAGCGTGGATACGTCCGGTCGATCGAGGGAAGTTATCACCAATGGGCGGCATGATCCATGTGTTGGCATTCGGGCCGTGCCGGTGGCCGAGGCCATGGTGGCCCTGGTGCTGGCGGACTACTTCTTACAACAAAGAAGTTGCCAAAACTTGTTGCCGGCAGGGTGAGTGACGGGGCATATCTGCAGCAACGCCCGGCCACGCACCGGGGTCCAGAGGGCTGACTCCCTGACCGGGCCTTGAACTGCATCCTGGTGGGGTTCGGAGCGGAGCCCTGACAAAGGCTTTCATGTCCAAGTTTTTCTTAATAGAGAGCTGAACAGTTACCGTTTTTTGGAAGAGATATGGCCGAAATGATGATCAAGGCCAGTTACAAATGTGTCAACACACACGATGATCTGATAAGTGGACCAGCAGACAGCAGGTTTCCATGGGATGTGGACATGGGTTCCTGGGAGATCGGATGGGCGCATTGTTGCTGATTGGAGAGTGATGCCATGACATGGTTGGGGAGGGAGATCCAATGCAAAGAAAAGAGGCAGGGAAATTAGGAAATGTAGACACCCGGAGGAGATGAAAGTGAAAAATACGGGACTTTTTTTTACTTTTTACGGGAAATTATCTTGACAACTTGCGTGGAGAAATTTAGAAACGTGATTTCAGTGGGGATTAATTTAGATGATGGAGAAACGAGATGTCTTCAGATTTGTTGAAACGGGCTGCCGGTATCGTTGAATCCTATGTATCCAACAACGAGCTGCCAGCGGGGGAGATTGCAGGTCTTCTGAACAAGGTTTACAACTCCTTGGTGCAACTCTCTGCGTCGGAGGCAGGTGGTGGCTTGTCGGGCGGGGATGGCAGTGGCGTGGCGGGGCATGAGGATTCGCATTCCCGTATGATCAGGGGGAGTGGGCGTGAGTCCGCAGTCGCCGATTTGAAAACATCGGAGCGGGAACTGAGGAACACGAAACCAGAGCCGATCATTCCCATCAGCGAGGCCGTGCGGGAAGATGCGGTCATCTGTCTGCTCTGCGGCAAGGCCTGCAAGGCCCTCAAAGGACACTTGACACGTTCCCACAAGATTACCATCGACGACTATCGGAAGATGTTTGATTTGCCAAAAAGTTTCCAGTTGGTCTCCCCGGCCTATTCCGAAAAACGGCGCAAGTTGGCCATTGATGCCGGCCTTGGTGAAAAATTGCGTACCGCTCGTAATCGTAATCGGGACAACCAGGAATAACATCCGGCCAGAGTGAGGTTTGCGTCAGGGGTCGGCAGAGGGGTGCTGTTTGTCCCAGCATTTCTTTGTATGGACCTGTGGGGGATATCAGAAACTTCCGAAGGGTGGAGGATCTGGCCGGGCACTGTTCCGCACACTGGCGGGGGTGGGGCAGCTACCCGGTGAGCATCCCGGTTCCCTGGTCGTGGCTCCGTGCGCCCGAGATGATGGCCGAAGCGGCAAGCGGTTGGTTGGCGTGGCGGCATGCCTTGTCGGGTGAGGCGTCGGGTCTGCCTGGCTGTTTCACCACCCGGCCACGCATCGGGGTCCAGGGGGATGGCTCCCTGGCAGGTCAAGGACGGCGTCCTGGCGGGGTTCGGGGCGAAGCCCTGACAAAGGCTTTCATATCCAGGCTTTTCTTGAAAGGGGACTGAATAGTTACGCTGTCAAGAGGGCGGGGACTCGTCAGGATGGCATGGCCCGGTTTGTTGCAGAAGTGGTTGCAGGTACCGGCCTGTCCAGGAGTCCGGGCATTGGGCGAGGGTCTCCGGGGTGCCTGCGGCGATGAGCCTTCCCCCCTGGTCACCACCCTCTGGCCCCAGATCCAAAACCCAGTCGGCGGCCTTGATGACATCGAGGTTGTGTTCGATGACCACTACGGTGTTGCCCGCTGCGACAAGGTGCTGCAAGACCTCAAGAAGCTTGCGAATGTCGTCGAAGTGAAGTCCGGTGGTGGGTTCGTCGAGAATGTAGAGTGTCCTGCCCGTGGCACGGCGGGACAGCTCCCGGGCGATCTTGACCCGCTGCGCTTCGCCACCGGAGAGGGTGGTGGCGGCTTGGCCCAGGCGTATGTAGCCCAGGCCAACATCCAGGAGCGTTTGCAGCTTGGCTTGAGTGGTGGGAATGGCCTGGAAAAAGGCTGTCGCCTCCTCGATGGTCAAATGTAAAATTTCTGCGATGTTCTTGCCTTTGTAGAGAATTTCCAGAGTTTCCCGATTGTAGCGGACCCCTTTGCAGGCGTCGCACGGGACGTGGAGATCGGGGAGAAAATGCATCTCGATCTTGATCAGCCCTTCCCCGGCGCAGGCCTCGCAACGGCCACCTTTGACATTGAAACTGAACCGTCCCGGCTGATAGCCCCTGGCCCTGGCTTCGGGCACGCCGGCCAGCAGGTCGCGTATGGGTGTCAAGAGACCCGTATAGGTGGCTGGATTGGAGCGGGGCGTGCGGCCTATGGGTGATTGGTCGATATGGATCACCTTGTCCAGGTGTTGCAGGCCGTCG
The sequence above is a segment of the Magnetococcales bacterium genome. Coding sequences within it:
- a CDS encoding MucR family transcriptional regulator translates to MSSDLLKRAAGIVESYVSNNELPAGEIAGLLNKVYNSLVQLSASEAGGGLSGGDGSGVAGHEDSHSRMIRGSGRESAVADLKTSERELRNTKPEPIIPISEAVREDAVICLLCGKACKALKGHLTRSHKITIDDYRKMFDLPKSFQLVSPAYSEKRRKLAIDAGLGEKLRTARNRNRDNQE